CGGCCCCAGCGGGACGGCGTAGGCGTTGATCATGAGGAAGTAGATACCGCCCTCCGCGGAGAACAGCACCCACGGGAAGGTGACGACCGAGAGCACGCTCGCGATGACGAGTCCGCGCTCCCAACTGGTGTCGATGGCGTCCTGGAGGACGTGGACGGTCGGAATGAGGTTCAAGGTCAGGTTCGAGGAGGTCTGGGCCGCGAGGACGAACACCATCACCGCGACGCCGACCGTCGGATTCGGTGCCACGTCCATGATGGCGAACACCGGGTTCTGGGTGTTCGTCGTGATCGACGTGCCGAAGATGATGCCGACAAGCGCCATGTACAACATCGCCGGGGCGACCCCGAGCAGATGGCCGAGGACGTGGTTCCCCGAACCGCGACGCTTTTGGAGGTGACGACTGAGGTCGGCCGCGTTGAGCGCGCCCGTCATCGCCGTGCCGACGTGGGCCGCGACGATGGTGAGGAAGGGCAGCCCCCACGTGCCGCCGTAGCTGAGCGACCCGGAAGAGATGCCCTGTTTCGAGACGACCGTGAACACCGTGTACGCGAGCAGGACGATGATGACGCCGGCGGCGATCGAGTCGAACCACTTTATCGAACTGATGCCACCCCACGCGAGGGCGACGTTCAACAGCAAGAACAGCACGAAGATAGCTGGACGTTGCCGACACCCCACAGCGTCTGGGTGATGCTCTGGATGGCCAGCGCGCCGATCCAGTTGCCGATGCCGAGCCAGATGATCGCCGGCAGCAGGCGCACGAGGTTCGGGATGATCGCCCCACGGGTGCCGAAGGCGGCCCGCGATT
This portion of the Halococcus sediminicola genome encodes:
- a CDS encoding cytosine permease, translated to MNVALAWGGISSIKWFDSIAAGVIIVLLAYTVFTVVSKQGISSGSLSYGGTWGLPFLTIVAAHVGTAMTGALNAADLSRHLQKRRGSGNHVLGHLLGVAPAMLYMALVGIIFGTSITTNTQNPVFAIMDVAPNPTVGVAVMVFVLAAQTSSNLTLNLIPTVHVLQDAIDTSWERGLVIASVLSVVTFPWVLFSAEGGIYFLMINAYAVPLGPVLGVLLADYWIFRSGDTSIPSLYDKSRDSKFWFIRGFSVTAIASVLVGSLASLAMLDLSWMIGLPVGFVAYVALRKVDLDERTTEYLSESPSPAAD